In Thiospirochaeta perfilievii, a single window of DNA contains:
- the rlmKL gene encoding bifunctional 23S rRNA (guanine(2069)-N(7))-methyltransferase RlmK/23S rRNA (guanine(2445)-N(2))-methyltransferase RlmL, which translates to MIKDLKLFCTCPLNTEELLVNELVDLGAENCKISPSGVAFNGNLEIVYKACLCSRIAGKLFLELVEFDLNDQHDIYKFAKEIPWDEHFSVDDTFATSAAVVKSRVKNSKYASLLVKDAIADYFKDKYERRPNVDPKKPSVKVHLHISKNKASISLDLSGESLHKRGYRDGNAHAALKENVAAALLYRGNWPKMSKEGLNFLDPMCGSGTLLIEAAYIATNTPPGYYRHYYGFLGWLKHDVDLWDEVFDDVEKSIRPYSGVIRGFDMDRDAISQSIHNISNAGFSKLIHVEKSELSEFEVVESMTYKSGLICINPPYGVRLGDVPELKKLYAEFSNLFLEKLPGWKLSVITGEDELSRVIPLKIDKKHTLFNGAIKCTVSHFTLEDNKKKVEAPLSQGGISFKNRLIKRSKHLGKWAKRSGVSCYRVYDADLPDYNVAIDIYENTWITVSEYQAPKEIELHVVKKRLDEVLRVVPEVLDVDSDNVYLKVRKRQKGSTQYYKNDTSKEFNIVHESGAKFYVNFKDYLDTGIFLDHRPIRRWIRDNVEGKSLLNLFSYTGTVTSLAAIGGAKSTTTVDASKTYIEWAKRNIQLNGLYSENHKFFVSDTKEWLKKDRNSYDVIFLDPPTFSNSKSGRDIFDVQVDYIELIQLCAKILKKSGVIIFSNNFRKFKFDETLFPDLEIKDISSSTIDQDFSNNPKIHRCWEIKWQTNH; encoded by the coding sequence TTGATTAAAGATTTAAAATTATTTTGTACCTGCCCTTTAAATACAGAGGAGTTATTAGTTAACGAGCTTGTAGATTTAGGGGCAGAAAATTGTAAGATATCACCATCAGGTGTTGCTTTTAATGGAAATTTAGAGATTGTCTATAAGGCTTGTCTATGTTCTAGAATTGCAGGAAAACTGTTTCTAGAATTAGTTGAGTTTGATCTTAATGATCAACATGATATCTATAAATTTGCTAAAGAGATTCCATGGGATGAACACTTCTCTGTTGATGATACCTTTGCTACTTCTGCTGCTGTAGTTAAAAGTAGGGTAAAAAATAGTAAATATGCATCCCTGTTAGTAAAGGATGCTATAGCTGATTATTTTAAAGATAAGTATGAAAGAAGGCCAAATGTAGACCCTAAAAAACCTTCGGTTAAAGTACATCTGCATATTAGTAAAAATAAGGCAAGTATCTCCCTTGATCTCTCAGGGGAGTCTCTGCATAAACGGGGGTATAGGGATGGGAATGCCCATGCTGCTTTAAAAGAGAATGTTGCTGCTGCACTACTATATCGTGGGAACTGGCCAAAAATGTCCAAGGAAGGTCTAAACTTTTTAGATCCAATGTGTGGTTCAGGAACACTTTTAATAGAAGCTGCATATATCGCTACAAATACCCCTCCTGGATATTATAGACACTACTATGGGTTTCTAGGTTGGCTTAAACACGATGTAGACCTATGGGATGAGGTCTTTGATGATGTTGAAAAGTCTATTAGACCTTATAGTGGAGTAATACGAGGTTTTGATATGGATAGGGATGCAATATCTCAATCTATTCATAATATTAGTAATGCTGGTTTCTCTAAGCTAATTCACGTAGAAAAATCTGAGTTATCTGAATTTGAAGTTGTTGAGAGTATGACCTACAAAAGTGGATTAATATGTATAAACCCACCCTATGGTGTAAGGTTAGGGGATGTCCCTGAACTTAAAAAACTTTATGCAGAGTTTAGTAACCTGTTTTTAGAAAAATTACCTGGTTGGAAACTCTCTGTAATTACTGGCGAGGATGAACTTTCAAGGGTTATACCACTAAAAATCGATAAAAAACATACCCTTTTTAATGGGGCAATAAAGTGTACAGTCTCCCATTTTACCCTTGAGGATAATAAAAAGAAGGTTGAAGCACCTCTTTCCCAGGGTGGTATTTCCTTTAAAAATAGATTGATAAAACGTAGTAAACACTTAGGTAAATGGGCTAAAAGATCAGGGGTATCCTGTTACAGAGTATATGATGCTGATCTTCCAGATTACAATGTAGCAATAGATATATATGAGAATACTTGGATTACTGTTTCTGAATACCAAGCTCCAAAAGAGATTGAGTTACATGTTGTAAAAAAAAGGTTAGATGAAGTTTTAAGGGTTGTTCCAGAGGTTTTAGACGTAGATAGTGATAACGTATATCTAAAAGTTCGAAAAAGACAAAAAGGTTCGACACAGTATTACAAAAATGATACATCAAAAGAGTTTAATATTGTACATGAGTCGGGAGCAAAATTTTATGTTAACTTTAAGGATTACCTAGATACTGGTATATTCTTAGACCATAGACCTATAAGGCGATGGATTAGGGATAATGTTGAAGGAAAGTCTCTTTTGAATTTATTTAGCTATACAGGTACAGTTACTAGTTTAGCAGCTATAGGAGGTGCTAAATCAACAACAACAGTTGATGCAAGTAAAACCTATATAGAGTGGGCTAAAAGAAATATACAGTTAAATGGACTCTATAGTGAGAATCATAAATTCTTTGTTTCTGATACCAAGGAGTGGTTAAAAAAAGATAGAAATAGTTACGATGTAATATTTTTAGACCCACCTACCTTTTCTAACTCTAAAAGTGGAAGAGATATATTTGACGTGCAAGTGGATTATATTGAATTAATTCAATTATGTGCTAAAATACTTAAAAAGAGTGGTGTAATAATATTTTCAAATAACTTTAGAAAATTTAAATTTGATGAAACACTCTTTCCTGATCTTGAGATAAAAGATATTAGTAGTAGTACTATAGATCAAGATTTTAGTAATAATCCTAAAATACATAGATGTTGGGAGATTAAATGGCAGACGAACCATTAG
- a CDS encoding tetratricopeptide repeat protein, with protein sequence MFEDLEIPKSPVSDLNEDQINEISELSKRGYQLLKEGLTDRAVSCFKEILNIDDNNNYALVGLGDTYRKDRKYRDAINYYQKCLDLHGGNNYALFGLADCFKALKQFNRAIDIWEEYLKHDDKNITVLTRIADAYRKVRNFRKSNEIYLKVLDMQPENSYALIGLGHLHYDFKEYTSALKYWEKMYNHNEDNVDIRVLTSLGNCHRKLKTYEDGVKYFEKALLIEPNNFYALFGLADCFRGLNKPDKSLVHWLKILERDPRNKVILTRAGDAYRHMGDLGNAERYYRKALNIEFDVYAIIGIALINKEEGNFEEAISSLVDLVYNEPKNFRLYIEIAECYEAKNEIGKAIEALNQFQKLGIRNSQVSDYLLELRQKI encoded by the coding sequence ATGTTTGAAGATTTGGAAATCCCAAAGAGTCCCGTAAGTGATCTAAATGAGGATCAGATTAATGAGATTTCAGAGTTGTCCAAAAGAGGTTATCAATTATTGAAAGAGGGTCTAACAGATAGAGCTGTTAGTTGTTTTAAAGAAATTCTTAATATTGATGATAATAACAATTATGCATTAGTTGGATTAGGGGATACATATAGAAAAGATCGAAAGTATCGTGATGCTATTAATTATTATCAAAAATGCTTAGATTTACATGGTGGTAATAACTATGCTCTTTTTGGTTTAGCTGACTGTTTTAAAGCTCTTAAACAATTTAATCGAGCTATTGATATATGGGAAGAGTATTTAAAACACGATGATAAAAACATTACTGTTTTAACAAGAATAGCTGATGCCTATAGAAAGGTTAGAAATTTTAGAAAATCCAATGAGATATATTTAAAAGTTCTAGATATGCAACCTGAAAACTCCTACGCATTAATAGGATTAGGTCATCTTCATTACGACTTTAAAGAGTATACATCTGCACTGAAATATTGGGAAAAGATGTATAATCATAATGAAGATAATGTAGATATTAGAGTTCTAACCTCCCTAGGGAACTGTCATAGGAAGTTAAAAACCTATGAAGATGGTGTTAAATATTTTGAAAAAGCCCTACTTATAGAGCCAAACAACTTTTATGCTCTTTTTGGTTTAGCTGACTGTTTTAGAGGTTTAAATAAGCCTGATAAGTCTCTAGTTCATTGGTTAAAAATATTGGAAAGAGATCCAAGAAATAAGGTGATATTAACAAGAGCAGGGGATGCATACCGTCATATGGGTGATCTTGGAAATGCTGAAAGATACTATAGAAAAGCTCTAAACATTGAGTTTGACGTATACGCTATTATAGGTATTGCTCTAATAAATAAAGAAGAAGGAAACTTTGAAGAGGCTATATCCTCTCTAGTAGATTTAGTATATAACGAGCCTAAAAACTTTAGACTATATATAGAAATTGCAGAGTGTTACGAAGCTAAAAATGAAATTGGTAAAGCTATTGAAGCCTTAAACCAGTTCCAAAAGCTGGGAATAAGAAACTCCCAGGTTTCAGATTACCTTTTAGAATTAAGACAAAAGATATAA
- the hisB gene encoding imidazoleglycerol-phosphate dehydratase HisB: MSDRTVHINRVTKETNIDLTLNLSGSGIVKSTTGIPYLDHMFTAMAFHGKFDLEVVASGDIEVDEHHLVEDLGLVLGEALKETVTKYGGVKRYSYKVIPMDEALSEVVIDVCMRPYLVYNVNYPQERSGNFEMHLLREFFHGLTSKGAFTLHAICRYGENSHHMSEALFKALGMAIKDAYTPIESGTDAMSTKGKL; encoded by the coding sequence ATGAGTGATAGAACTGTACATATAAATAGAGTAACAAAAGAGACAAATATAGATTTAACGTTAAATCTTTCCGGTAGTGGTATAGTAAAATCCACAACTGGCATACCTTATTTAGACCACATGTTTACAGCTATGGCCTTCCATGGTAAGTTCGACTTAGAAGTAGTTGCGAGTGGGGATATAGAAGTTGATGAACACCACCTTGTAGAGGATCTAGGACTTGTTTTAGGAGAAGCTTTAAAAGAGACAGTTACTAAGTATGGGGGAGTAAAGAGATACTCTTACAAAGTTATTCCTATGGATGAAGCACTATCTGAGGTTGTAATTGATGTCTGTATGAGACCCTACTTAGTATATAATGTTAACTATCCTCAAGAGAGATCTGGTAATTTTGAGATGCATCTACTTAGAGAGTTTTTCCATGGTTTAACTTCTAAGGGAGCATTTACCCTTCACGCTATTTGTAGATATGGAGAGAATTCCCATCATATGTCAGAGGCTTTATTTAAAGCTTTAGGTATGGCTATTAAGGATGCTTATACACCAATAGAAAGTGGAACTGATGCTATGTCCACAAAGGGAAAACTTTAA